A genomic region of Pyrus communis chromosome 14, drPyrComm1.1, whole genome shotgun sequence contains the following coding sequences:
- the LOC137716004 gene encoding probable indole-3-pyruvate monooxygenase YUCCA10, which translates to MQEHNKVAIIVGAGPSGLAMAGCLSWLAIPYIILEREDCFASLWKKYSYDRLHLHLQKQFCELPHMSFPTSCPTYVPKRQFIQYLEDYVSHFSISPMYKRNVESAEYDQVSKKWTVKAKNIGGSGEMEEYFGGFLVVATGEASNPYIPEIEGLSSFNGDVLHSTKYKSGKEFENKEVLVVGSGNSGMEISLDLANHGAKTSIIIRSPVHVLSRGMAGLALTLLQYFPLSMVDSLLVLLSKLVYGNLASYGIKRPQEGPFYMKMKYGKYPAIDVGTCGKIRSGEIQVLPAEIGSIRGGQVELKNGKAYQFDTIIFCTGFKRSTNLWLKGDDYLLNEDGIPKPSYPNHWKGKNGLYCVGLSRRGLYGSKEDALNIANDIKSFL; encoded by the exons ATGCAGGAACATAATAAGGTAGCGATCATCGTCGGGGCCGGTCCTTCCGGCCTGGCCATGGCCGGATGTCTGAGCTGGCTCGCGATCCCATACATAATCCTAGAAAGGGAGGACTGTTTTGCCTCTCTATGGAAGAAATACTCCTACGACcgtctccacctccaccttcaaaaacaattttgtgAGCTTCCTCACATGTCGTTTCCAACCTCTTGTCCCACTTACGTGCCCAAACGCCAGTTTATCCAGTACTTAGAGGACTATGTGTCCCACTTCAGTATTAGTCCAATGTACaagagaaatgtggagtctgcAGAATATGATCAAGTCTCCAAGAAATGGACTGTGAAGGCGAAAAATATTGGTGGTTCCGGCGAGATGGAGGAGTATTTTGGAGGGTTTTTGGTGGTGGCTACTGGGGAAGCAAGTAACCCGTATATTCCGGAGATTGAAGGTTTGAGTAGTTTTAATGGTGATGTTCTTCactcaacaaaatataaatCCGGGAAGGAGTTCGAAAATAAGGAGGTTTTGGTTGTTGGGTCTGGGAATTCCGGCATGGAGATTTCACTAGACTTGGCCAACCATGGTGCTAAAACTTCAATCATCATTCGAAGCCCG GTCCATGTACTCTCAAGGGGGATGGCTGGCTTGGCCTTGACTTTGTTGCAATATTTTCCATTAAGCATGGTTGATTCTTTGCTGGTTCTGCTTAGCAAGCTGGTCTACGGAAACCTAGCTAGCTATGGGATAAAGAGGCCACAAGAGGGTCCTTTTTATATGAAGATGAAGTACGGCAAGTATCCGGCCATTGACGTTGGTACCTGTGGAAAGATCAGATCCGGCGAGATTCAAGTTTTGCCGGCCGAAATAGGCAGCATAAGAGGCGGTCAGGTGGAACTGAAAAATGGAAAGGCATACCAATTTGACACAATCATTTTCTGTACTGGATTTAAGAGATCGACGAATTTGTGGCTTAAG GGGGATGATTATCTTTTAAATGAGGATGGGATTCCAAAACCAAGTTACCCTAATCATTGGAAGGGAAAGAATGGATTATATTGCGTGGGACTATCGAGAAGAGGATTATATGGATCTAAGGAGGATGCTCTAAACATAGCCAACGATATCAAGTCATTTCTATAA